A window from Gossypium raimondii isolate GPD5lz chromosome 7, ASM2569854v1, whole genome shotgun sequence encodes these proteins:
- the LOC105801094 gene encoding protein PLASTID MOVEMENT IMPAIRED 2 isoform X2, with protein MDRKRYEDRRRIGSVKTAVNIYGEMILDGNSSLKKPQEDSPEPSSRVKQLHRARRDKNRYKESRKTAESELFSSRGTDKDLAFMVEESKFKAKSRMSDIESLRKNGYLENKALDVENRSLASYRYEEVMRELQVVKKELSQLKLDMASVMAEKARAKKEFEDSSFTMLSNAASAEALSKQIEAANEEHVLVELAQIEALKEVGETEAQREKEAGEFSFRMEETKKKMKDITEDIDQSKELETKLGVTLSNINHLQDELKQVKGQEEVVQKGDDGLKQQDDSFQSAEEVESSVSLELITKELEAAKKELALIKDESFQYMSSMDIIRNELKHVTEETARLKKTEEKADLKVQSLNSKLVRAKSKLEAVAATEEKAKSTVASLSLTLEQLRAEAEASKKEKMLVTEDTATIKAEIQKTESEIDLTEEKLQAAMQELEAVKSSEALALEKLRSLIEATMKSRASASNHSSTITISRFEYEYLTGHAVGAEEIADKKVAAAQAWIEALKASEREILMKTDIAHRELRELRVEEEHGVSLPANKNVDSQNRQSLLLRSMKSNGSSTQSRRAKHHKSTSPAISEGGSTEFMIKKKRKAAPNLSKFFNGKKVEKDE; from the exons ATGGATAGGAAAAGGTATGAAGATAGACGAAGAATTGGGTCAGTTAAAACTGCTGTTAACATTTATGGAGAGATGATTTTGGATGGAAATTCTTCATTGAAGAAACCCCAGGAGGATTCTCCAGAG CCTTCTTCAAGAGTAAAGCAGCTTCATAGGGCAAGAAGGGACAAGAATAGATACAAAGAGAGTAGAAAAACTGCAGAATCAGAGCTCTTCAGTTCAAGGGGAACAGATAAGGATCTGGCTTTTATGGTTGAGGAATCAAAATTTAAGGCTAAATCAAGGATGAGTGATATTGAGTCTTTAAGGAAAAATGGGTACCTTGAAAACAAGGCGTTGGATGTGGAGAACAGGAGTCTTGCAAGTTATCGGTATGAAGAAGTGATGAGAGAACTGCAAGTGGTGAAAAAAGAATTGAGTCAGCTTAAGCTTGATATGGCATCTGTTATGGCAGAGAAAGCAAGAGCAAAGAAGGAATTTGAAGACTCAAGCTTTACAATGTTGTCAAATGCTGCCTCTGCTGAAGCACTTAGCAAACAAATTGAGGCAGCTAATGAGGAACATGTGCTGGTTGAATTGGCTCAGATTGAGGCTCTGAAAGAAGTTGGAGAAACTGAAGCTCAAAGAGAGAAAGAAGCCGGTGAATTCTCGTTTAGGATGGaggaaacaaagaagaaaatgaaggaCATAACTGAAGACATTGATCAGTCCAAAGAGTTGGAAACCAAATTGGGTGTCACTTTGTCTAATATTAATCACTTGCAAGATGAACTAAAGCAAGTTAAGGGACAAGAGGAAGTGGTTCAGAAAGGTGATGATGGCTTGAAGCAACAAGATGATAGTTTCCAAAGTGCTGAAGAAGTGGAATCTTCCGTTTCCTTGGAGTTGATCACAAAAGAATTGGAGGCAGCTAAGAAAGAATTGGCTTTAATTAAAGATGAAAGTTTTCAGTATATGTCCTCCATGGATATCATAAGAAATGAGCTGAAACATGTTACAGAAGAAACGGCAAGGTTGAAGAAAACGGAAGAAAAGGCAGATTTGAAAGTTCAAAGCCTCAATTCAAAGCTGGTGAGAGCCAAATCCAAGTTGGAAGCAGTGGCTGCAACTGAAGAGAAGGCTAAATCAACTGTGGCTAGCCTTTCCCTTACACTTGAACAGCTAAGGGCAGAAGCAGAGGCATCAAAGAAAGAGAAGATGCTTGTTACAGAAGACACTGCAACTATTAAGGCAGAAATTCAGAAAACTGAGTCTGAAATAGATTTAACGGAGGAAAAATTGCAGGCAGCTATGCAAGAACTTGAGGCAGTTAAGTCATCAGAAGCTTTAGCTCTAGAAAAGTTAAGATCTCTGATAGAGGCTACAATGAAATCTAGAGCTTCAGCATCTAACCATAGTTCCACAATCACAATCTCAAGATTTGAGTACGAGTATTTAACTGGACATGCAGTTGGAGCTGAAGAGATCGCAGATAAAAAGGTTGCGGCAGCTCAGGCATGGATTGAAGCTTTGAAGGCTAGTGAGAGAGAGATATTGATGAAAACTGATATAGCTCATAGAGAGCTTAGAGAGTTGAGAGTGGAGGAGGAGCATGGGGTATCACTTCCAGCAAACAAAAATGTGGATTCACAAAATAGGCAATCACTTTTGCTTAGGTCCATGAAAAGCAATGGCAGTTCAACCCAATCACGAAGAGCAAAGCACCATAAATCCACATCGCCTGCAATATCGGAGGGTGGATCAACTGAATTCATGattaagaagaaaagaaaggcgGCACCAAATTTATCCAAGTTCTTTAATGGCAAGAAAGTTGAGAAAGATGAGTAA
- the LOC105801094 gene encoding protein PLASTID MOVEMENT IMPAIRED 2 isoform X1, with product MDRKRYEDRRRIGSVKTAVNIYGEMILDGNSSLKKPQEDSPEKPSSRVKQLHRARRDKNRYKESRKTAESELFSSRGTDKDLAFMVEESKFKAKSRMSDIESLRKNGYLENKALDVENRSLASYRYEEVMRELQVVKKELSQLKLDMASVMAEKARAKKEFEDSSFTMLSNAASAEALSKQIEAANEEHVLVELAQIEALKEVGETEAQREKEAGEFSFRMEETKKKMKDITEDIDQSKELETKLGVTLSNINHLQDELKQVKGQEEVVQKGDDGLKQQDDSFQSAEEVESSVSLELITKELEAAKKELALIKDESFQYMSSMDIIRNELKHVTEETARLKKTEEKADLKVQSLNSKLVRAKSKLEAVAATEEKAKSTVASLSLTLEQLRAEAEASKKEKMLVTEDTATIKAEIQKTESEIDLTEEKLQAAMQELEAVKSSEALALEKLRSLIEATMKSRASASNHSSTITISRFEYEYLTGHAVGAEEIADKKVAAAQAWIEALKASEREILMKTDIAHRELRELRVEEEHGVSLPANKNVDSQNRQSLLLRSMKSNGSSTQSRRAKHHKSTSPAISEGGSTEFMIKKKRKAAPNLSKFFNGKKVEKDE from the exons ATGGATAGGAAAAGGTATGAAGATAGACGAAGAATTGGGTCAGTTAAAACTGCTGTTAACATTTATGGAGAGATGATTTTGGATGGAAATTCTTCATTGAAGAAACCCCAGGAGGATTCTCCAGAG AAGCCTTCTTCAAGAGTAAAGCAGCTTCATAGGGCAAGAAGGGACAAGAATAGATACAAAGAGAGTAGAAAAACTGCAGAATCAGAGCTCTTCAGTTCAAGGGGAACAGATAAGGATCTGGCTTTTATGGTTGAGGAATCAAAATTTAAGGCTAAATCAAGGATGAGTGATATTGAGTCTTTAAGGAAAAATGGGTACCTTGAAAACAAGGCGTTGGATGTGGAGAACAGGAGTCTTGCAAGTTATCGGTATGAAGAAGTGATGAGAGAACTGCAAGTGGTGAAAAAAGAATTGAGTCAGCTTAAGCTTGATATGGCATCTGTTATGGCAGAGAAAGCAAGAGCAAAGAAGGAATTTGAAGACTCAAGCTTTACAATGTTGTCAAATGCTGCCTCTGCTGAAGCACTTAGCAAACAAATTGAGGCAGCTAATGAGGAACATGTGCTGGTTGAATTGGCTCAGATTGAGGCTCTGAAAGAAGTTGGAGAAACTGAAGCTCAAAGAGAGAAAGAAGCCGGTGAATTCTCGTTTAGGATGGaggaaacaaagaagaaaatgaaggaCATAACTGAAGACATTGATCAGTCCAAAGAGTTGGAAACCAAATTGGGTGTCACTTTGTCTAATATTAATCACTTGCAAGATGAACTAAAGCAAGTTAAGGGACAAGAGGAAGTGGTTCAGAAAGGTGATGATGGCTTGAAGCAACAAGATGATAGTTTCCAAAGTGCTGAAGAAGTGGAATCTTCCGTTTCCTTGGAGTTGATCACAAAAGAATTGGAGGCAGCTAAGAAAGAATTGGCTTTAATTAAAGATGAAAGTTTTCAGTATATGTCCTCCATGGATATCATAAGAAATGAGCTGAAACATGTTACAGAAGAAACGGCAAGGTTGAAGAAAACGGAAGAAAAGGCAGATTTGAAAGTTCAAAGCCTCAATTCAAAGCTGGTGAGAGCCAAATCCAAGTTGGAAGCAGTGGCTGCAACTGAAGAGAAGGCTAAATCAACTGTGGCTAGCCTTTCCCTTACACTTGAACAGCTAAGGGCAGAAGCAGAGGCATCAAAGAAAGAGAAGATGCTTGTTACAGAAGACACTGCAACTATTAAGGCAGAAATTCAGAAAACTGAGTCTGAAATAGATTTAACGGAGGAAAAATTGCAGGCAGCTATGCAAGAACTTGAGGCAGTTAAGTCATCAGAAGCTTTAGCTCTAGAAAAGTTAAGATCTCTGATAGAGGCTACAATGAAATCTAGAGCTTCAGCATCTAACCATAGTTCCACAATCACAATCTCAAGATTTGAGTACGAGTATTTAACTGGACATGCAGTTGGAGCTGAAGAGATCGCAGATAAAAAGGTTGCGGCAGCTCAGGCATGGATTGAAGCTTTGAAGGCTAGTGAGAGAGAGATATTGATGAAAACTGATATAGCTCATAGAGAGCTTAGAGAGTTGAGAGTGGAGGAGGAGCATGGGGTATCACTTCCAGCAAACAAAAATGTGGATTCACAAAATAGGCAATCACTTTTGCTTAGGTCCATGAAAAGCAATGGCAGTTCAACCCAATCACGAAGAGCAAAGCACCATAAATCCACATCGCCTGCAATATCGGAGGGTGGATCAACTGAATTCATGattaagaagaaaagaaaggcgGCACCAAATTTATCCAAGTTCTTTAATGGCAAGAAAGTTGAGAAAGATGAGTAA